Part of the Henckelia pumila isolate YLH828 chromosome 2, ASM3356847v2, whole genome shotgun sequence genome is shown below.
GAAGAGACAAGAAGCTGAAGGCAGGCTATAAATCTGTGATCAAGATTCTTCATTCAGGTTCGTCGAATTGTTCAATAATAATTATATCGAATCTCGTTTCAAATTGAGCCGCCATTTTTTTCTCATTCGATTATGTGAGCGAATATATGTATCGTGAACGTATATGGTAACTTTTTAGCATTTATTGATGGGGATTTACTTGGCTGATTGGAAGATGGGAATTTGATAAGATGATATCTGTTGAAAATTTCAGGAAACACAATTTGAGTTTGACGTGTTTCTGATTTCAGAGATGAGTTGTGGATATGTGCATTTCCAGTTGAGTAGTGCTGCTCTTGTGCATTGTGGAGGAAGGAATGCACTTGAAAGAGTTGATATTCTAAAGCATAACTCACAGCAAGGCCTCAGTTTGCTTGAATCTTTGAAGGTACAATTCTCTCCCTGTATGATCTTGTTAAACTGCTTATTAAACCTTTACTAAAATTTCTATTTAGCCATTTGCTTTTTTTATTTTGCTATGTTGATTGTAAAGCATTTTGAAACGTTATTCACTTGAAGAATGGTTGTGCTTCACTGCTTCTCTTTGAATTATTCCATCCTTTTCAGCTTTTAAAGAAATCGAATTTTAGCCACTTGACCCCACTGACTTATAAAGTATGTGTCTGTCAAACATATTTCTTGAAGTCACTGTATGGTAATTGGGTGAAATCATGGGTTAGCTTTAATGTTTTGCTTGCAGAACAGTTGCGGTGGACTTACGCTCCAATTCAAGCTTGGATTTTCCTCACGGCACCTCAATCGTTTCCAAGCTTTGGTCACTAAATGCGATCATCCTCAGAATACAGATTTTCCTCGTTATTATTccaaaaaagagaagaaaccaTTCCCTATACCCATAATTGAGTTAAGGCGAGCTGCCAGGCAGAGGTTTAAAAACAGCAAGGACCAACGTATTGGAATTCCTCCTCCCAAAAGAGGATTGGTGGTTCAAAGACTGATTCCTGTTGCTTACAGCATCATGAATACGAGAATACAACTTATTAACAATCTCAAGAAGCTTTTGAAAGTGGTTCCTGTCCATGCCTGCAAGTATTCTTCGTCCAAAGCCATGTTATTTTATTCCTAGTTAGAATTTCATATATTATTCTCCAACACATTTTGGGTTTTCATTTTCCCGTATCTTCTAAAATCCTACTCCTTCATTTGCCATTTTCCCCTTATCATGCAAGTAATAAGCGACTGCGATTGTTGGTAAAATAATGGTACCAAATATTCTAAGACCTATCAGTTCTATGATTGATTTTGTGGTTTTGCAATGCTTGCAGGTGGTGTAATGAAATTCACGTGGGTCCTGTCGGGCATCCTTTCAAATCTTGTAAAGGACCACAATCTTCTACTCGTAAAGGCCATCATGAGTGGGGGGAAACGGTTCTTGAGGACATATTGATACCTGTTGATGCCTACCACTTGTATGATCGTCTTGGAAACCGGATTCCTCATGGGGAAAGATTTTCGGTTCCAAGAATACCTGCAGTTGTGGAGCTGTGCGTACAAGCAGGAGTCGACTTGCCCGAATATCCAactaaaagaagaagaaaacctATCATACGCATTGGCAAAAAGGAATTCGTCGATGCAGATGAAAGTGACCTACCAGATCCCGACCCAGAAGTTCCAAAAACTCCAATATTGGATGAAATACCAGACTCTGCGATCATACCACCATCCAGCAAAGAAGAAACAATGTTGCTTGCTGTGGAAACTCTTCAAGCATGGGAAGAAATGAGAGAGGGAGCTAAGCGGCTAATGAAGATGTACCCAGTTCGGGCATGTGGTTATTGTCCTGAAGTTCATGTTGGTCCGACGGGACACAAAGCACAGAACTGTGGTGCTCACAAGCACCAACAGCGTAATGGGCAACATGGATGGCAAGCATCAGTTCTTGATGACTTGATACCCCCCAAATTTGTTTGGCATGTTCCTGACGTCAAAAAACCACTGCAACGGGAGCTTAGAAACTTTTACGGACAAGCCCCTGTGGTGGTAGAAATTTGTGCACAGGCTGGTGCTGATGTGCCCGATCAGTACAAAGCTACTATGAGATTGGATATTGGGATTCCTACAGATGTTAGAGAAGCGGAAATGGTTGTTTAGTGTCCTTGTTCATTCCCTCTGCAGTAGCTGAGGGGTTCGTAGGTAACTCTGATGCTTTGAATTAGTTAATATAAAAAGCAATAGACAGAAGTAAGCCTTCAGTTTGAATTTTACATGGGAGATCCCTTTATAGTGAGTTTGAAATCTTTGCACTTGAAGATCAGGCATCTCCCAGTAATGACGGTCTGAATTTGGTGAAGTTAGATCTCAAAAGGATACACAGTACATAAATATCCAGGTGTATATGAAAATTTGGACTCAACCCGTTTTGACAGCTCTAAGTCTATATAGTCCGTGACATTGCCGATGAGCCTGGACTTGAGACTTGCGGGTGcagaatttataaaaataatactgtTATCTAGAGGATGGAGAGCAGTCATAGAATTTAATTTCCGCATTGAGTTCTATACTAAATTATGATCAGCGGAGGGTGCCGTGGATATTATTTCAATCGAAGTCATTTGATAattcaattttagttttttaatgttATTCCTTTTTTAACTTGTTTCAAAACCATCACCATGAAATCTACCCATACAAAAGCAAAAACCGAAAACATTCAATAAAAAGGAGGCTTCTTAAAtcctttcaaataaatataaatttttgttgCTGAGATATAAGAAGATATTTTCTCTTTACATACAATATGCATGGTACAAACGAATATAACTACTACACTGAATACTTCTACTTTTTTGGGGAAAAAGAACAAGCTgtaattttttcaagaaaaaattGATTCAGGTAACTTAATGTGAAAAGAATTTTAAGGAGATGTTGATTTTCCTTTATCCATAGTAATTCCTCCCATTTTACTTGTATTATAGTGGGCAAtggagtattttttttttcgatttatTTATAGCTTTTTCGAAGGTGTCAGCTCTTATCCTGGGTAAGTGTTTTTTCGGATTTTGAAATTTGtggaaaacaataataataataaaaaataaaataaagaaataatttttgaaatatttttgtgAAACTAGGAAAGTAAACAGTAAATACATTCCCATTATTTcgatatatatgcatatatatatatatatatatatatatatatatatatataaagcaaTTATTGAtttagattattattattatattatctatctatattatattataaaagatGAGTATGTTATATTTGAGGacactaaaaaaatttatttcaaaattacctttttctatccaatatttcaataaaaaaacttCTCATGACTACATGATTtgctttaaaatttttatttttttactagttattatgattattattagtattaggGTGAGGGAGGAGCCAGATATGACCAAAGCCGTGTTTTGGCCGACAAAGTAGGGAGAATCCAAGTCATACCGCAAATTAGACTTTATAAATacttaatttttattgattattactACAATTTTCATTTTCAAGGACGATACACAACAAGGTAATAGATCTTCTTCCTCTCCTCTGTGTTGCATCAACTAGTTTGATTgtggttatttatgtttttctttttgaatcgttggacattttttttttttttttgctctttATGTTCTGCGGTTCTTGTATTCGATCTTACTATCCCTGTGTCGATCTGTGCTTTCGGTTTAGGGTTCGAATTTTAAGATCCGTTTGTCTTCCGAAGTATGTGTCAGGAATTTGTTTAATTAGCGGGGAAATCTTGATTTCTTTCTTGTACTGGTATCCTGATCGATAAATTCCGTCCTCTTGGATTGGTTTTTGTTATTTGATGTCTATCGAGAAATTCTATCGTTTTTTAATGTATGTTGTTAAGATCCTTCACATTGTCCTATGAGTattcatttttatttcttgtTTGCAGGTCACAATTTTGTTGATTGTTAGAGATGTTGGAACAATTATTGATATTTACGAGAGGAGGTTTAATCCTCTGGACTTGTAAAGAGTTTGGAAATGCTCTTAGAGGGTCACCCATTGACACCTTA
Proteins encoded:
- the LOC140883169 gene encoding APO protein 2, chloroplastic — protein: MSCGYVHFQLSSAALVHCGGRNALERVDILKHNSQQGLSLLESLKNSCGGLTLQFKLGFSSRHLNRFQALVTKCDHPQNTDFPRYYSKKEKKPFPIPIIELRRAARQRFKNSKDQRIGIPPPKRGLVVQRLIPVAYSIMNTRIQLINNLKKLLKVVPVHACKWCNEIHVGPVGHPFKSCKGPQSSTRKGHHEWGETVLEDILIPVDAYHLYDRLGNRIPHGERFSVPRIPAVVELCVQAGVDLPEYPTKRRRKPIIRIGKKEFVDADESDLPDPDPEVPKTPILDEIPDSAIIPPSSKEETMLLAVETLQAWEEMREGAKRLMKMYPVRACGYCPEVHVGPTGHKAQNCGAHKHQQRNGQHGWQASVLDDLIPPKFVWHVPDVKKPLQRELRNFYGQAPVVVEICAQAGADVPDQYKATMRLDIGIPTDVREAEMVV